One window of the Rhizobiaceae bacterium genome contains the following:
- a CDS encoding ABC transporter ATP-binding protein — MSLELTDVWAGYVPGVDILRGLSLKASPGEIVTIIGPNGSGKSTSLKVAAGYLGARTGQVFVDGRPVGDLSVDRRVRQSGIAIVPQSDNVFGSLTVWENLDLGGTFMPAADRRRRMEELLAAYPMLKRKLRDKAFSMSGGERQVLALARALMPSPRYLLLDEPSAGLSPLMLTEVFDAIVEIVKRTGIAVLLVEQNATEALAISDRAYVLVLGQVALSGAAETILADDQVRQLYLGGEAV; from the coding sequence ATGTCCCTCGAACTGACAGACGTCTGGGCGGGCTACGTTCCCGGCGTGGACATCCTCAGGGGCCTCTCGCTAAAAGCGAGTCCCGGCGAGATCGTCACCATCATCGGGCCGAACGGCTCGGGCAAGTCGACCAGCCTCAAGGTCGCCGCAGGCTATCTCGGCGCCCGTACCGGACAGGTCTTCGTCGACGGCCGACCGGTCGGCGATCTGTCCGTGGATCGGCGCGTTCGGCAGAGCGGTATCGCCATCGTGCCACAGTCCGACAATGTCTTCGGCTCCTTGACCGTCTGGGAGAATCTCGATCTCGGCGGCACCTTCATGCCGGCCGCAGACCGTCGCCGTCGCATGGAGGAACTGCTGGCGGCGTATCCGATGCTGAAGAGAAAGCTGCGGGACAAGGCCTTTTCCATGTCGGGCGGCGAACGTCAGGTGCTGGCGCTGGCCCGCGCCCTGATGCCGTCGCCGCGATACCTGCTCCTGGACGAGCCATCGGCCGGCCTGTCGCCGCTGATGCTGACGGAGGTGTTCGACGCCATCGTGGAGATCGTCAAGCGGACCGGCATTGCAGTGCTGCTGGTCGAGCAGAACGCCACCGAAGCGCTGGCCATCTCCGATCGCGCCTATGTGCTGGTGCTGGGGCAGGTCGCGCTGTCGGGCGCGGCGGAAACCATCCTCGCTGACGATCAGGTTCGTCAGCTCTATCTGGGCGGCGAAGCCGTCTGA
- a CDS encoding indolepyruvate ferredoxin oxidoreductase family protein: MGVAVKTEQPLAEVSLGDKYDLDKDLIYLTGTQALVRLCLMQRERDRRAGKRTAGFVSGYRGSPLGGVDQQFTRAARELKAADIKFQPGLNEDLAATAVWGTQQVTMRGEGRVDGVFAVWYGKGPGVDRTGDVFRHGNLAGSDPNGGVLALLGDDHVAESSTTAHQSEYALVDAMMPILSPAGVQEILDYGLYGFAMSRFSGTWVGLKCVKDTVESTTIVRGGVDRVNIVMPTDVAMPADGINIRPRDGFLPQEERLHRYKIPAVQAFTRANGLDKLIFKGGSAPRIGVVSAGKSYLDVRQALQDLGIEAADAEALGVRLYKIGVTWPLEPQGILSFAEGLDLVLVVEEKRGLVEGQIRDILYGRSGAPIVIGKKDEQGDELLASYAALDINDIAIAIGRRLEERGGGSEALGERLKRIEAAQQRLHTTGDVSNRTPYFCAGCPHSTSTRIPEGARAYAGIGCHYMTQWMDRSTEGYTQMGGEGASWVGEAGFSTRDHVFQNLGDGTYNHSGSLALRFAAGSGVNITYKILFNDAVAMTGGQPHDGGLSVPKIAAQVAAEGISRIAVVTDDSDKYPRNTPWPFGTSIHHRSELIPVQQELAKVKGVTVMIYDQTCAAEKRRRRKRGTFPDPDRRIIINERVCEGCGDCGVQSNCVAVQPVETPMGRKRRIDQSACNKDFSCVEGFCPSFVSVSGAKPRKPAPVKAAASSDIRLFDPVLPEIDGTYNILVTGLGGTGVVTVGGILSMAAHLEGKGCGVIDMAGLAQKGGAVFSHIRIAREPEDITAIRIGAGGADFLFGGDIAVAGTAKALAGVKQGRTRVVANTAEVLPGDFTRNIEFSLPVERVKRALSAAVGKENSHFVDANRMALALLGDTIAANLFLLGYGWQSGAVPLSEQALMRAIEINGEAVAMNKAAFEWGRRAAIDPEGVTRLVEARGTKKAAAAETEEQMHARHVAFLTAYQNAAYAARYAGVVERVRKAEPVGRRQFSEAVARSLFKLMAYKDEYEVARLYTDGAFLAQLADTFDGDRLRLRFHLAPPILGRKDPVTGRPRKTTFGPWVLPLFRILARLKGLRGTKLDIFGYTKERRTERQLVVDYIALIDRLLSKLSGENYDIAVRIAELPLKIRGFGHVKERNLQAVKTEEVALLAQFERPRQFVVEAAE, from the coding sequence ATGGGTGTTGCAGTGAAGACGGAGCAGCCGCTCGCCGAGGTGTCGCTGGGCGACAAATATGACCTCGACAAGGATCTGATCTACCTCACCGGTACCCAGGCGCTCGTCCGCCTGTGCCTGATGCAGCGCGAACGTGACCGCCGTGCCGGCAAGCGCACGGCCGGGTTCGTGTCCGGCTATCGCGGCTCGCCGCTCGGCGGCGTCGACCAGCAGTTCACGCGCGCCGCGCGCGAGCTGAAAGCGGCCGACATAAAGTTCCAGCCGGGCCTCAACGAGGATCTTGCCGCCACCGCCGTCTGGGGCACCCAGCAGGTGACGATGCGCGGTGAGGGCCGCGTCGACGGCGTCTTCGCCGTCTGGTACGGCAAAGGCCCGGGCGTGGACCGCACCGGCGACGTCTTCCGCCACGGCAATCTCGCCGGCAGCGATCCGAATGGCGGCGTGCTTGCGTTGCTTGGCGACGATCACGTGGCGGAATCCTCCACTACCGCACATCAGAGCGAATATGCGCTGGTCGACGCCATGATGCCGATCCTGTCGCCGGCCGGCGTGCAGGAAATCCTCGATTACGGCCTTTACGGCTTTGCCATGAGCCGCTTTTCCGGAACATGGGTTGGGCTGAAATGCGTCAAGGACACGGTTGAATCGACCACCATCGTTCGCGGCGGGGTCGATCGCGTGAATATCGTCATGCCGACCGACGTGGCCATGCCGGCGGACGGCATCAACATCCGCCCGCGCGACGGCTTCCTGCCGCAGGAAGAACGGCTGCATCGCTACAAGATTCCCGCCGTGCAGGCTTTCACCCGCGCCAACGGCCTCGACAAGCTGATCTTCAAGGGCGGCTCTGCGCCGCGCATCGGCGTCGTCTCCGCCGGCAAGAGCTATCTCGACGTCCGGCAGGCCTTGCAGGATCTCGGCATCGAGGCTGCCGACGCGGAGGCGCTGGGCGTGCGGCTTTACAAGATTGGCGTGACCTGGCCGCTGGAGCCGCAGGGCATTCTTTCCTTCGCGGAGGGTCTCGATCTCGTTCTTGTGGTCGAGGAGAAGCGCGGCCTCGTCGAAGGCCAGATCCGCGATATTCTCTATGGTCGGTCGGGCGCCCCTATCGTCATCGGCAAGAAGGACGAGCAGGGCGACGAACTGCTTGCGTCCTATGCGGCGCTCGACATCAACGACATCGCGATCGCCATCGGCCGCAGGCTTGAGGAGCGCGGCGGCGGTTCGGAAGCGCTGGGCGAGCGGCTGAAGCGCATCGAGGCAGCCCAGCAGCGTTTGCACACGACCGGCGACGTCTCCAACCGCACGCCTTATTTCTGCGCCGGCTGCCCGCACAGCACGTCGACCAGAATTCCTGAAGGTGCGCGCGCCTATGCCGGCATCGGCTGTCACTACATGACGCAGTGGATGGATCGCTCGACCGAAGGCTACACCCAGATGGGTGGCGAGGGCGCCAGCTGGGTGGGAGAGGCAGGCTTCTCGACGCGCGATCACGTCTTCCAGAATCTCGGAGACGGAACCTACAACCATTCCGGCTCGCTGGCGCTGCGTTTCGCGGCAGGCTCCGGCGTCAACATCACCTACAAGATTCTCTTCAACGACGCCGTCGCCATGACGGGCGGCCAGCCCCATGACGGCGGCCTGTCCGTTCCGAAGATCGCTGCGCAGGTGGCGGCCGAAGGTATCTCGCGGATCGCCGTCGTCACGGACGATTCCGACAAATATCCGCGCAACACGCCCTGGCCGTTCGGCACGTCGATCCATCACCGAAGCGAACTCATCCCGGTCCAGCAGGAGCTGGCGAAGGTGAAGGGCGTTACCGTGATGATCTACGATCAGACCTGCGCCGCGGAGAAGCGGCGAAGGCGCAAGCGCGGCACATTCCCCGACCCCGATCGCCGCATCATCATCAACGAGCGCGTCTGCGAAGGCTGCGGCGACTGCGGGGTGCAATCCAACTGCGTCGCAGTCCAGCCGGTCGAAACGCCGATGGGCCGCAAGCGGCGGATAGACCAGTCCGCCTGCAACAAGGATTTTTCCTGCGTCGAGGGCTTTTGCCCTTCCTTCGTATCGGTGAGCGGCGCGAAGCCGCGCAAGCCCGCGCCGGTGAAAGCCGCGGCGTCGTCGGACATCCGCCTCTTCGATCCGGTGCTGCCGGAAATCGACGGCACTTACAACATCCTCGTCACCGGTCTGGGCGGCACGGGCGTGGTCACGGTCGGCGGCATATTGTCGATGGCTGCGCATCTGGAAGGCAAGGGCTGCGGCGTTATCGACATGGCCGGGCTCGCCCAGAAGGGCGGCGCGGTGTTCAGCCACATCCGCATCGCCAGGGAGCCGGAAGACATCACCGCGATCCGCATCGGAGCCGGCGGCGCCGATTTCCTGTTCGGCGGCGACATAGCGGTCGCCGGTACGGCGAAGGCGCTGGCCGGAGTGAAGCAGGGCCGGACGAGGGTCGTCGCCAACACGGCCGAAGTGCTGCCGGGCGATTTCACCCGCAACATCGAATTTTCATTGCCGGTGGAGCGCGTAAAGCGCGCTCTTTCGGCCGCGGTGGGCAAGGAGAACAGCCACTTCGTCGACGCCAACCGCATGGCGCTGGCGCTTCTGGGCGACACGATCGCCGCCAACCTGTTTCTGCTCGGCTATGGCTGGCAATCCGGCGCGGTGCCGCTTTCCGAACAGGCCTTGATGCGCGCCATCGAGATCAATGGCGAGGCGGTCGCCATGAACAAGGCGGCGTTCGAATGGGGACGGCGGGCGGCGATCGACCCGGAAGGCGTGACCCGGCTGGTCGAGGCACGCGGAACAAAGAAGGCGGCAGCCGCCGAGACCGAAGAACAGATGCACGCGCGCCACGTTGCCTTTCTCACCGCTTACCAGAACGCCGCTTACGCGGCACGCTATGCGGGGGTTGTAGAACGCGTGCGCAAGGCGGAACCCGTTGGACGCCGGCAGTTCAGCGAGGCGGTCGCGCGCAGTCTCTTCAAGCTGATGGCCTACAAGGACGAATACGAAGTCGCACGCCTCTACACGGACGGCGCTTTCCTCGCCCAGCTTGCCGACACGTTCGACGGCGACAGGCTTCGGCTGAGATTCCACCTTGCGCCGCCCATTCTGGGACGTAAGGACCCGGTGACCGGCAGACCACGCAAGACCACTTTCGGACCCTGGGTGCTGCCGCTCTTCCGCATCCTCGCCCGGCTGAAGGGGCTGCGCGGCACGAAACTCGACATTTTCGGCTACACGAAGGAACGGCGCACCGAGCGGCAACTCGTCGTCGACTATATCGCTCTCATCGATCGCCTGCTGTCGAAGCTTTCCGGCGAAAACTACGACATCGCCGTGCGTATCGCAGAACTGCCACTGAAGATCCGCGGTTTCGGCCACGTCAAGGAGCGCAATCTGCAAGCCGTGAAGACGGAGGAGGTGGCGCTTCTTGCGCAATTCGAACGCCCTCGACAATTTGTCGTGGAGGCAGCCGAGTAG
- a CDS encoding GntR family transcriptional regulator has translation MNEHSMPAKTPRRREPKVIQGRGAGGSAMTRSYDGLRNLILSYDIKPNERINEVELAKRFGVSRTPVREALNRLVVERLLQFEPSVGFFRPKINTQEIIDLYELRVILETEGVRLAIQRAADSEICELIDFWTGAYNNRKTATRDETIANDEAFHERLVGLSHNQALVEALRKLNARIHFIRWADSSGEGLHEVSYLKHLELLEVLRLRDEKKSIEVLRNIIVKRQEEIVDILKEGAAKLYIS, from the coding sequence GTGAACGAACACAGCATGCCAGCGAAGACGCCAAGGCGCAGGGAGCCCAAGGTCATCCAGGGCCGTGGCGCCGGTGGCAGCGCCATGACGAGAAGCTATGACGGGCTTCGCAACCTGATCCTCAGCTACGACATCAAACCGAATGAGCGTATCAACGAGGTTGAACTGGCGAAGCGTTTTGGCGTCAGTCGGACGCCGGTCCGCGAAGCGCTGAACCGGCTCGTCGTCGAACGGCTGTTGCAATTCGAGCCGTCGGTGGGTTTCTTCCGGCCGAAGATCAATACGCAGGAAATCATCGATCTCTACGAATTGCGGGTCATCCTCGAGACGGAGGGTGTCCGCCTCGCCATACAACGCGCCGCCGACAGCGAGATCTGCGAACTCATCGACTTCTGGACCGGCGCCTACAACAACCGGAAGACCGCTACCAGGGACGAGACCATCGCCAATGACGAGGCGTTCCACGAGCGCCTCGTCGGGCTGAGCCACAATCAGGCGCTGGTAGAGGCCCTGCGCAAGCTGAATGCGCGCATCCATTTCATCCGCTGGGCCGACTCGTCCGGAGAAGGCCTGCACGAGGTGAGCTATCTGAAGCATCTGGAACTGCTGGAAGTCCTCCGTTTGCGCGACGAGAAGAAGTCGATCGAGGTTCTGCGCAACATCATCGTCAAGCGTCAGGAGGAAATCGTCGACATCCTGAAGGAAGGCGCCGCCAAGCTCTACATCTCCTGA
- a CDS encoding RidA family protein translates to MSNIVRHEAGPRMSQAVVHGDLVYTAGQVALRAPGQSVTEQTRDILAKIDELLTAAGSERSKVLTATIWLSDIGTFAEMNAVWDAWVAPGHTPARACVEARLAAPQFTVEIQVTAAR, encoded by the coding sequence ATGTCGAACATCGTCCGCCACGAAGCCGGGCCGCGCATGAGTCAGGCGGTCGTCCACGGCGACCTCGTCTACACCGCCGGCCAGGTCGCCTTGCGCGCACCAGGCCAGTCCGTAACCGAACAGACCAGGGACATCCTTGCCAAGATCGACGAGCTTCTGACCGCGGCCGGCAGCGAGCGTTCGAAAGTCCTCACGGCTACAATCTGGCTGTCCGACATCGGCACCTTCGCCGAGATGAACGCGGTATGGGACGCCTGGGTCGCGCCGGGGCACACGCCGGCACGCGCCTGCGTCGAGGCGCGGCTGGCCGCTCCGCAGTTCACGGTGGAGATTCAGGTCACCGCCGCCCGCTGA